A segment of the Chryseobacterium scophthalmum genome:
AATCCTGTTAATATTTTCAATATTAACAGGTATTACAATATGTATAGTTCAATTGGATTTCCAATACTTAATTTTATACATATTTCGCATTATTAATCATATTTTTGAGGCTTATTATCTTGTTTGTGTCAGTATTCTATTTGTTTTACTTACATTAATAACATATCATTTAAAGAAATCTAGAAGTCTCATTTTTATTTTTTTTATAAGCTTTATGTTTGGGGTAATATTTTATGAATATGATTTAAGATCAATTTTCATATATAAAAGCCAACCCCTAGATAGAAATTTTTATACATATTTTATATCTTGTACAATTACAACAATCATTGGATATATAATGTTTAAAAAAACATGGAAATATATTGAGGATGAAAAATAAAATAATTCCATTTCTTATACTTATGTCAGTTTTTATTTCTCAGAAAAAGCATTAAATACTATTTTAAACCGCAGAATAATCTGCGGTTTTTATTTTGCTTAATACACTTTCCAAAATCCCTTTAAGGATTATACCAAAAGCTCCTGTCGATTTACACAAATCCACAGGAGCTTTTAGAAAAAGCAGGCTTGCTTTTTTTGAATGTACGCCTGCTTTTTAAAATTGGTTACTTAGCTTTTTTAAACTTCATTATAGGAAGCATTTCTTTACGAGTAATTTTGAATGAAAAGCTATTTGATAATTACAACTCTTTTCTCATCATCAAATCTGTCTGTTCTTCATCACCAAACTTAAAAATATGTTTGTCAAATTCTACAAAACCATTCTTTTTATAAAACTGAACGGCTCTGTGGTTTTCTTCCCAAACGCCTAGCCAAACATATTGAAGATTTTTATTTTGTGCAATTTCCAATGCTTTGTTATATAAAATCTGCCCAACTTTCTGACCGTGATAGTCTTTTAAAACATAAATCCTTTCAACTTCAAGGGAGTTTTTATCCTGTAATTCAGTTTGTGCATCCCCTGAATTGACTTTCAAATAGCCGAAAACATCACCAACATAGATAGCAAAGAAAAATTCAGAATCTTTATTTTTAAGTTCTGACAGCAATTTTTCTTCAGAAAATTTCTCGTTAAGATATTTTTCCATGTTTTCTGCACTGTTATAGGGCGAAAAGGTTTCGAAAAAAGTCTTTTTTGCGATGCGCTGAAGCTTTTCAATATCGTCGATTTTAATTTTTTCAATGACTATATTTTCCATACTTATCTTATCATTTTATTTTTAATTGTATAAATCACACCTTCTTGCCCATCAAAATCGAAGCCTTTTTCATATCGAAGCCCGACTTTTTCTAAAACTTTTACAGATGCTGTATTTTCTTTCATTGCTCTTCCTACAATTGTTTTTAAATTTAATATCTCAAAACCATAATCGATGCAGGCTTTTGCACTTTCTGTAGCAAATCCCTGATTCCAGAAATGCTCAAAAAAACGGAAACCAATATCAGTTTCATCCAATTTTTCATCATATTTTAATCCACACCAACCGATAAATTGTTGGTTTGATTTATCGACAACCGCCCATCTTCCAAAACCATTTCTTTGGTAATCTGAATAGTTTTCCAGAAAAACTTTAGCCTCTTTAATATCTTTAAAAGCAGAATTTCCGGTATATTTTATAACGTTTGGATTTAAATTTAATTCATAAAAACTTTCTGCATCACTAACTTCAAATTCTCTAAGCAAAAGACGGTCGGTTTCTAGTATTAATTTCATGGTAAATATTTGAATTTTAAAGATAATAAATAAAAAAAGCGATCCAAAGACCGCTTTCAATATTATATTTTGTTTGCTTTAATTCTTCGGGCAGACATATTGAGAAAACGTTTCACGAGCATAAATGCTGAAATTGTTAATCCTAATCCAAGTGCGATCCACATCCCGAAAGCACCCATTTCCAGTGTTACACAAAGAAAATATCCTAGAGGAATTGTAATTAACCAATACGCAATAAACGTAATAATTGACGGGATTTTTACATCCTGTAAACCTCTCAACATTCCTAAAGCTGTTACCTGAATTCCATCAGAAAGCTGGAATAATGCAGCAATAATCATTAATTTTGAAGCCAACATAATTACTTCTACTTCTTCGGGTTTTGTGAAAAATGTAGGTAAAATATTTCGTGCTAAAATAAATATAACTCCACAAAAACACATAAAAAGAAATGCTATTTTTAAATTGTTAATTCCTATTTTTCTTAATTCCACAAAATTTTGTTCACCCAATTTTCTACCAATCATAACCGTTGAAGCCACACTAAAACCAATACATAAATTAAAGGTAAATGACGCCATACTCAAAGCAATCTGGTGTGAAGCAATATCGTGAGATGAAATCAGTCCACAGATAAACGCTGCTCCTGCAAAAGCCGTTACTTCAAAAAACATCTGCAATGCAGTAGGGAAACCTAATCTCACCATTTTTTCGAACATTTTCTTAGAGAAAACCTGCATTTTTAATGAAAAATCTTTGATGTACTGTTTGGTTTTTGGCTCTTTCATTAAAACAAAATAAAGAAAGACTACCATAAAAATTCTGGCAATTAAACTTGCTAAAGCAGAACCTTTTACGCCCATCTCAGGGAAAATCCAAATTCCTTTGATGAAAACATAGTTTAAAACAATGTTGATTACGTTTGCAATAATCGTTGCTTTCGTCACACCAATTGTGTAAGATAAACCTTCAGAAACTTCTCTCAAAGTCTGAAATGCCATAAACGGAACAATGCTGATTGCCATAATCCATAAGAAATCTACCGTATCAGGAATAATTTTTGCCGGCTGACCAGAGTGATAGAGTAGCGGTAATCCTAAAAATAAAATCAACATCAGAATAATTCCGACCGACATATTGATGATAAAACCGTGACTGAAAACAGAGTTAATCGTTTTGTGATCATTTCTGGAATGTGCCTCAGAAACCAGTGGCGGAATGGCAAAAGAAAAACCTAATGCCAAAACAAACATCGAGAAAAACACGGCATTTCCCAAAGAAACCGACGCCAAAGCATCTGCTCCCAAGAGTTTTCCTACAATGATATTATCAAAAAGGTTGACAGATACCTGTCCCACTTGCGTAAGCATTACCGGAAGAGCCAGCGTTAAGGCTTCTTTCGTGTAATTTTTATTTAAAAAGCTCATAATAGTTCAAAAAAAATTTGCAGTATAGGTACTGCAAATTTTTATAATGTATTTTAATTAATAATTAAATTATTTTCTAACAAAACTTGCAACGTCCTCTTCGGAAACCGTAGCTCCTCCAAGAATAATTAATCTTTCCACAACATTTCTCAGTTCTCTGATATTTCCAGTCCAGGAAAGGGCTTTTAATGCGTCAATTGCAGACTCATCAAATTTTTTCAAAGCAGTACCGTGCTCATCAGCAATCATTCCCGAAAAATGGCTTACCAAAAGACTGATATCTTCTTTTCTGTCATCCAAAGGCGGTACATAAATCTCAATTACAGAAAGTCTGTGATACAAATCTTCTCTGAATCTTCCAGCTTCAATCTCTGTCTGCATATTTTTATTGGTTGCAGCCAAAACTCTTACATCAACTTTGATTTCTTTGTCGCTTCCTACCGGAGAAACTTTGCTTTCCTGCAATGCTCTCAAAACTTTTGCCTGTGCAATTAAGCTCATGTCTCCAATCTCATCTAAGAAAATGGTTCCACCGTTCGCTTGTTCAAATTTTCCCTGCTTATCTTTGATAGCTCCTGTAAATGATCCTTTTACGTGACCAAAAAGTTCAGATTCAATCAATTCAGAAGGTATTGCCGCACAGTTTACTTCAACCATTGGTCCTCTCGATCTTTCACTTAAATTGTGAATAGCATGAGCTACCAATTCTTTTCCAGCCCCGTTGGGTCCGGTAATCAAAACTCTTGCATCAGAAACAGCTACTTTCTCGATCATTTCCTGAATTTTCTTTAAAGCCGCAGATTCACCGATCATTTGGTATTTCTTGTTGACTTTCTTTTTCAGGGTTTTATTTTCGGTCTGAAGATTTTTATTTTCTTTTTTTAATGTTTCTTTCACCAAAGCGTTTTTCACACTTGTAATCAATCGGTTGATATCAATTGGTTTAGAAATAAAATCGTATGCACCGTCCTTTAAGCAAGAAACCGCAGAATCAATGTCGGCATGCCCGGAAATCATAATAAAAGTAGTCTCGGGTTTAAGAGCTAAACTTTGCTTTAAAAGCTCAGTTCCGGAAAGTTTTGGCATTTTGATGTCTGAGATCACCAATGCGAAATCTTCTTTCTCTATTTGTTTATAGCCTTCTAAGCCATCGTCGGCAATGACAAATTCATAGTCAGTTAGTTCGTCCGAAAGGATACTGTGAAGTACTCCGGAAATTGCTTTTTCGTCTTCTACAATAAGGATTTTTTGCATAGTTGCAAATTTAGGTATTTTTTGCTTGAGTATTAGCAAATATCATTCCTAAATCTTTAGTTTGAGTAATCTCTTCTTCCAAAAATTGCAGATCCTACACGCACAGAATTGGCACCGCATTCAATGGCGATCGGGAAGTCATCACTCATTCCCATCGATAATGTTTCCAGTTTTTTGATTTGGCTTAGTTCATCAAACAGATTTTTTAAAACTGAAAATTCTTTTTTGATTTGATTTTCATCCTCAGTAAAAGTTGCCATTCCCATTAAACCTGTAATTTCGATATTGGGAAAATCTCCATTAATAAATTTTTGAAATAAATCTTTTGCTTCAGAAATCTCAAGTCCGAATTTTGTGTCTTCTTCAGCAATTTTTACCTGAAGTAAAACTTTTATTTTACGGTTGTGTTTTCCCGCTTCTTTGTTGATTTCATTTAAAACCTTTTCAGAATCTACACTTTGAACGGTATCAACAAACTCTGCAATATATTTTACTTTATTGGTCTGAAGATGTCCGATGATATGCCACTGAATATCTTTCGGAAGGAGAGGGTATTTCTCAACCAGTTCCTGAACTTTATTTTCACCAAAAACTTTCTGTCCCAAATCATAAACCTCTTGAATAGAAGAAACGGGATGCGTTTTTGAAACAGCAACCAATTGTACATTTTCCGGAAGACGGCTTTTTATATCTCTGTAATTTTCCTGAATACTCATAATTGCAAATTTCTGAATTTTAAAATAAATTTTAAGGATTTAAATAATTTTTTAAACCATTAAGGTTTTATTAAGGAGTTAAGAATACTAAGTTGAGCTTTGCTTTTTAAAAATCTATTTGATTTTTCTTAATGATGCTTAACTTCTTAAATTTCCTTAATGGTTCAATTTTAAAAGTTATTATTAGAGATGTCATGCTGAGTGAAGTCGAAGCATACATTATAAGTGAAAAAATATTAATTCAAAATCTCATTGATTTTCGGATAAGCCGAAACTTTTCTGAAAACAAATCGGTTTGATTTCTGTAGTTTTTCGATAAATAAATCAAGCTCATTAATCGAATCTGAATCGTTAAGATATTGATCATGGGTAAGCAAAACCAAATGTCTTGAAGTTTTTTCAAGGTCGTTAAAGAAAATACTGTCTACTTTTTTAAGCATCGCTTCGTGATTTCCTTTTAAAGTCATTTTATTGGTAGGTTTCCATTCCAGATCCCAACCGATTACTTTATAACCTGCGCTTTTTAGCCTGTCTGCAGCTGCAGAAGAACTTTTTATATCGGTAACATTAATATTATTGAGCCTCCAAATATTTCTTCCGGGTGTTCTTGCGATTTTTCCGGGGAGCTTTAAGCTGTCTTTAGCAATATTAAAATCGTTAACTACCGCTGCAGGATTTTTATAAAATTCTGAATATTTGTTGTGTGCATGAGTATGACTGTGATTAGCAAGCTCTATCAAATGATCAATTCTCATTTTTTCGAGATCTTCTTTTTGTTTTCTACTGTCTGTTGCATGTTTCCCGACAAGAAAAGCTGTTGCACAAACGTTTCTTTTGTGTAATATTTTTAAAAGATTTTCGGTGCCGCGATTAGGGCCATCGTCGAAGGTAAGGTAAATTACTCTTTTATCTGTGGGTACATTTTCATCATCTATTCTGGAGACTTTTGCGACGGGAGGCAGTTTGACAAGAACTTTTTCAGTTTCTTTTACTTCGGTTTTCTGGTTGCATCCTGTAAATAGGGTTGATGTTACAGTCATCGCTGTAATCATCCTTAGAAAAGTCTTGCCTACAGACTTTTCCGCAAAAGTTTTTTTCATAAAAATTGATGGAAATTAAGTTGTTAAAAATTGTTAAATTTTACAAATTTTAGTTAACAAAGATAATGCCAATTTTTATATAAATATCACTTTTTAAGGATTTTTTAATTAAAATTATTTAGCTAAATATTTTTTAAGCTGAATAGCATTTTTTACTGCTGCATTTCCCCAAGTGTTATTAAAAAAGATAAAGCCTTTTTTTCCTGATTTTAAGATGTTTTCACTTAAATATTTTATTTCATCTTCAGAATATTCAGATTTATATAGGATTGGTTTTCCGTGTAGACGGTAATAGAATAGTTCAGAATGATTGACAATGAAATCATCAGGAAGGCTTCCGGGAAAACTTACTCCCGAAAAGATTATATTTTTTGAATTTAAAATTTTATAAATCTCATCATGCCACCATGATTCATGACGAAATTCAATGACATTCAAATAATGAAAATCTAAATTATTTAAAATTAACTTAAGATTCTCTTCTGTATTTTTAAACGATGGCGGAAACTGGTATAAAAATCCTGAGAGCTTTTCACTTAAATTATTTTGAATGTGTAAGCAGAATTCTGAAATTTCTTCTTTACAATCTTTCAATCGTTTTTCGTGAGACATTGTTTTAGGAATTTTAATGAAAAATCTAAAATTGTCAGGAGTTTCATCAAACCATTTTTGTAATGTTTTTGCGGTTGGCTTTCTGTAAAATGTAGAATTAATTTCTACAGCATTAAACTCTTTTGAATATAAAATTAAAAAGTCTTTACTTTTAGCATCTTCAGGGTACAAAGAACCTCTCCAATCGTTGTTATAGAAACCTGAACAGCCGATATAGAGATTTGATTTTTTCATAACTCAGTCATTATATTTAAATTTTCATGTTTATTACTTGGAGTTAATATGGTAATAATTTTTTTAATATAAATTCAATTATTTTCTGTTGATATTCAGGTATTTAATAAAATAACCCGTATATTTAGAAATATTAAACAAAAACTCTTAGAATTTCAAAAGGCGTTTTCTGTTATTTACTTTAGAAAGATTTAGATTTTTTTATCAAATATTTAAGAATAATAAAATCAAATCTTTATCATATGAGAACATCTCTAAAAAAATTATTTAAAGCTTTACATTACGCTTAACTAAATATCTCTTATTGGTAATTTACGGTCTATCAAAGCGTTAAAAGTTGTTTTTCTTTTCTTTATTGATACTATATAAATATACATTATTAGAGTGTATTTTAAGAATAATCTATCACTAAAATTATAAAATATGAAAATTTTAAAAAAAAATCTACTCTTATTATTGGTCTTTGTCGCTCTTATTCTTTCGACTTCAGGTCATCATTTTGAAACGGATCTTGCCAAAAAACATCCTCAAATGGATTTAACGGATTTATTTGTTTTCGAATCGAACGAACCTAATAAAACTGTTTTTCTTTTGGATACAAATCCCCAATCTAAAAAAGACAGTTTCAATTTTGCTACTAATGGAATTTATAAATTTCATGTAGCTAATAACAAAGCTTTTACCGAAGGGCAAACTTTTAGTTTTACTTTCAAGGATAATAGAGTGCAGTTTTATTGGGATGGAAATCCTGAAAACGAACTAAGTAAGACGGGAACTCTTGTAGCGCAAGGTCCTGTAAATCGTATTTTGGAGCTTAGTAATGGTATAAAAATCTGGACAGGAACTACACAGGACAATTTCCAGGGAAACGCTGTCGGAGCTGAACTGTTCAAGCATAAAGTGCTTGATGAAGGTGTATATGATTTGTCTGCCTTTGATGTGGGAGAAAAAGGTAATTATTTTGGAATAGGAAAATCGTCGGTTATAGCTTTTGAGATTCCTAATGAATTTTTATCTGATAATATATTTTATTATGCATCTACATCTTTTGAGGAAGAGGCTAATCATTGGCACCAAGTAAATCATATCGCCAATGTATTGTTTCCTCATTTTTACATGGGTTACGACGATAAACTGAGAAGTAAATACGGTTCTCAGGGAGCGGTGGAAGATGATGAAATAAAACAAAATGTCATCAATAATCTTACTAAATACGTTACGACTGCAGGAATTCAAAAAGATCCTAAAGCTTATGTAACAAAATTAACGGAGCGTGTTTATCCCGATATAGTTCCGTATGAAGTGGGTACAAAAGCCTCTTATACAGTAGATAAATTTAACGGAAGACCATTGCTTGATGATGCTATGAATGTGTCTTTAAGGCTTTTGGTGGGTTCCGAAACTGCTTTAGACGATCAGGTAAGTGTAAAACCAGAAAGATATCAAACCAATTTTCCTTTTACGATACCAATAGATAATGATTACATTAGTGCTTCACAAAAATCGATTGCAGTAAATGTAGAAAATCAAATTGGAACCGAAAAAAATAACACTCAAAAAACAAACCCTGAAGCTCCTTTTAATAATTGGATATATTATATTTTAGGTGGTTTATTTATACTATTACTTATCTATTTTTTTACAAGAAAAAAGAAATAATATAGAATATTTTAATAACTAAATCAAAAACTTCTCACTCTAATCAGAGTGAGAAGTTTTTATATCTAAATCCACAGAATTTAATCGTAATGAATTTAAAATCACCGATAAAGAACTAAGACTCATTGCCGCTGCCGCAATCATTGGAGATAATAAAATTCCGAAAAATGGATACAACAATCCTGCTGCAACCGGGATTCCTAAAACATTGTAGATAAAAGCAAAGAACAGGTTTTCTTTAATGTTTCTCAAAAGTTTTTCGCTTAATATTTTTGCTTTGGCAATTCCTAAAATATCCCCTTTCAGTAACGTAATTTCTGCAGTTTCTATTGCAACATCGGTTCCTGTTCCCATTGCAATTCCGACGTTGGATTGTGCTAAAGCAGGAGAGTCGTTGATTCCGTCTCCGGTCATGGCTACGATTTTTCCCTGTTCCTGAAGTTTTTTTACTTCATTCAATTTATCTTCAGGAAGACAGCTTGCTTTGTAATTTTTGATTCCTAATTCATCTGCAACAGCTTTTGCAGTATTTTCGTTGTCACCGGTCATCATAATCACTTCAATTCCTTCATTCATTAAATGCTGAACAGCTTTTCTGGAACTTTCTTTAATTTTATCGCTGAAACTTACAAAACCTAAAGTCTCATTTTCTTGAGCAATATAAGAAAGTGTATGTGCTTTAGACTGAATTTCTTTAGCTTTTAATTTTAAACTTTCCGGAATTTGAATTCCATTAGAAACTAAAAGATTTTCGTTTCCTAAATAAACCGTTTTACAATTGATGATTCCTTTCACTCCTTTACCTGAAATATTTTCGAATTTTTCAACTTTTTCGGCTGAAATATGATCAGCTTTTGCTTTCTTGATGACAGCACTTGATAGAGGATGTTCTGAATTTTGATTTAAAGAATATGCTAGTTTTAAAATTAAATTTTCAGAAGAATTATTAATGGTTTCGATATGTTCTAAAGATGGTTTTCCTTCAGTTAAAGTTCCTGTTTTATCTGTGATTAGAACATTTACTTTATGCATTAATTCAAGAGCTTCTGCGTTTTTTATAAGAATTCCGTTTTTAGCGCCTTTACCAATTCCTACCATCAAAGACATTGGAGTAGCCAATCCTAAAGCACACGGACAAGCGACAATAAGAACCGCAACCGCATTGATAAAAGCAAATAAAGTTTTCTGACCTTCAGGACCGAAAATTTGCCATAAAATAAAAGTAACAATAGCAACAATAATAACGGTGGGAACAAAAACTTTAGCCACTTTATCGGTCAGTTTTTGGATCGGAGCACGGCTTCTGCTTGCATCATTTACCATTTTTATGATCTTCGAAAGCAAAGTTTCATCACCTACTTTTTCTGCTTTCATTAGGAAAACCTGATTTCCGTTAATTGTTCCAGAAGTTACCTGGTCATCAATATTTTTCTCAACAGGAATCGGTTCTCCAGTAATCATACTTTCGTCAACTACAGAATTTCCTTCGATTATTTTTCCGTCAACAGGAATTTTTTCGCCTGGTTTTACTTTCAATATATCTCCAATTTTCACCTCAGAAAGCGGAACTCTTTTTTCTTCATTATTTACCATTACATTGGCTTCATCAGGAGAAAGATTCATCAATTCTTTGATGGCATTTCCTGTTTTTTTGTGCGCTAAAGCTTCCATTAGCTGACCTAAAATAACCAAAGTCAGAATAACGGAAACTGCTTCAAAGTATAATGGTGCTTTTTGATTGTGACCTTGTATCTCATGAGGAAGCAGATCTGGAAAAACTAAAGCAACAATGCTGAAAATAAAAGCTGCAGCAACACCTAGAGCAATTAAACTGAACATATTCAGGTTCCATGTTTTAAATGAAACCCAACCTCTTTTCATAATAAACCACCCGGAATAAAATAAAACAGGAATTGTTAAAATCAATTCAAAAATCCCCTGAATATCATGTGAAAAAGGAAAATCGATCAACATTCCACCCATCGAAAGAATAAAAACAGGAATGGTGAAAACCAAAGAAATAATAAATTTTCTTTTTAAAATAAGATAAGTATCATCAGTTTCTTCTTCACCTTTTTCGGGATATTTTACCAGATCCATTCCGCAAACCTGGCAACCAACATTGCTGTCGTAAGTTTTATCACCTTCACAAAACATTGGGCAGTAATATCTTCCTGCCATATCATCCGTAACTTTTGGGGTTTCGTGTTGTTGATGATTGTGGTGATGGTGATGTGAATGGGAAGCTGAATTTTTAACCAGATCTTCGGTAATTTCTTCTAAATGCATGTGACAAACCGGGCAATCTGTTTTTTCTTCGTACACTTTATCGCCTTCGCAGAACATCGGACAATAAAAGCTTCCGACATGGTCTTTGAAATTTTCAGGCAAGTTGGTAGAAGAATACGTCGGTTTATGATTAGGATCTTTTGCTAATTTTTCCTCGATCGGAACCAAATACATATTACAATCTGGACATCTTTTTCCCTGTTGGAAATATACTTTATCGCCCTCACATTCCATCGGACAATAATAAACGGAAGAAGGCGAAACCCGGTCTTGAGGTTTTACAAATGTGTTTTCGGGTTTATTGGGATCTTCTAATTTATAATTTCCAATTTCTGAAAGTGTTTTATTCAGCTCATTCAGATCGATTTCTGCATCAGAAGTGATCTCAACAGAGCTGGTGTCAAGATTGACATCAGCTGAAATTCCGTTTGCACTGTTCAGTTTTTCTGAAATCTTTTTCTGACAACCAGAACAGGTCATTCCGAGGATATTATATTTTTGTAGCATAAGTCATAATTTATGTTACAAATTTCCAAAATATAGATTGAAGACTGTTACAGATTTAAGGATAATTGTTATAAAATTTTGTGGTTGAAATTTTATAAATAATATTAATGAAAAAACTTAGTTGTTTGATTTAAAATAGGATAACCTGATTTATACAGTGGTTCAGTTGTTTTCAAACAAGATTTTATTGAGCAATTTTTTTAATGTCTGTTACTTCTAAAATTTGTTTTGAATAGCCTTTTTCTGAAATATTAATCATTGCTCTACCGACTTCTTGTAGTGTTAATGAGCTTTTCGGAAAAAGTGTAGGGTAGAATGTTCCGAAAATTTTAAAAATAGTCTTTACATTTTTCTGCTCTTTAAAATGTTTCATAAAACCTGGTCGGAAATTATATTGTCCTTTAAAATACAATTTCATTAAGGCATTTTCAGTTTTTCCTTTTACTCTTGCCCACATTATTTTCCCTGTTTCTGTGCTGTCTGTGCTTTTACCGGATATATAATTGAATGTTATATTTGGATTCAAATCCAATAGAGTTTTAGCAAAATGAAGAGTCGTGTCAAAAGTTATTTTTGTGTATTTCTCTTCGTCTAAACCTATCGAACTAATTCCCGCACAATAAAAACAGGCATCATAACCCGTCAATTGATCATGGAAATTGTCTAACTGTAGAAAATTACTGATGATAAGTTCTTTCAGTTTTGGATGTTTTATTCCACAAGATTTACGACTTACGCTTAGTATTTCGGATACTTTATTATTTTGAAGGCATTCAATTAAAACGCCTTCTCCAACCATTCCTGTTGTTCCGGTAATTATTATTTTCACTTTGTTATATTTTGTGTTTTCTTTATTTGGCTTTAAAACTTTGGTCTTTTTATTAATCTTTAGTATCAGTTTCTTGCACCATATCCAAAGATTTTCTGTTGTGAACTTTCAGTTTTTTAAATTCAGTAGGTGTAAATCCTGTAGTGCTTCTAAATTGTGATGATAAATGCTGCACACTTTTGTAGCCCAGTTTTCCGGCAATTTCTGTTAAATTAAATTCATTGTAAAGAAGGAGTTCTTTTACTTTTTCGATTTTCTGAAGAATAAAAAACTGCTCAACCGTAATGTTTTCGTTTTGTGAGAAGGCTTTTGATAATGAACTGTAATCTTTATGGAGTTCTACGCTTAAAAATTTTGACAGTAAAAAGTTTTCATCAATATCAAGTTTTCCGATTTTAATGATGATTAAGTTTTTAATTTTATCGACTAATTGATGCGTTACATCTTTTATTCTTTCAAAACCTGTTTCCTTTAATCTATTTTCAATAAATTGAATGTCTGTTTTTGAAACTTCACCGTCGGTTTCTACTTCACCTAAGCTAATTTGAGTAATCTTTATATTACGTTCGTTAAAAATATTTGAAACTGCAACAATGCATCTTCCACAGACCATATTTTTTATGA
Coding sequences within it:
- a CDS encoding MATE family efflux transporter codes for the protein MSFLNKNYTKEALTLALPVMLTQVGQVSVNLFDNIIVGKLLGADALASVSLGNAVFFSMFVLALGFSFAIPPLVSEAHSRNDHKTINSVFSHGFIINMSVGIILMLILFLGLPLLYHSGQPAKIIPDTVDFLWIMAISIVPFMAFQTLREVSEGLSYTIGVTKATIIANVINIVLNYVFIKGIWIFPEMGVKGSALASLIARIFMVVFLYFVLMKEPKTKQYIKDFSLKMQVFSKKMFEKMVRLGFPTALQMFFEVTAFAGAAFICGLISSHDIASHQIALSMASFTFNLCIGFSVASTVMIGRKLGEQNFVELRKIGINNLKIAFLFMCFCGVIFILARNILPTFFTKPEEVEVIMLASKLMIIAALFQLSDGIQVTALGMLRGLQDVKIPSIITFIAYWLITIPLGYFLCVTLEMGAFGMWIALGLGLTISAFMLVKRFLNMSARRIKANKI
- a CDS encoding GNAT family N-acetyltransferase, with the protein product MKLILETDRLLLREFEVSDAESFYELNLNPNVIKYTGNSAFKDIKEAKVFLENYSDYQRNGFGRWAVVDKSNQQFIGWCGLKYDEKLDETDIGFRFFEHFWNQGFATESAKACIDYGFEILNLKTIVGRAMKENTASVKVLEKVGLRYEKGFDFDGQEGVIYTIKNKMIR
- a CDS encoding YggS family pyridoxal phosphate-dependent enzyme; protein product: MSIQENYRDIKSRLPENVQLVAVSKTHPVSSIQEVYDLGQKVFGENKVQELVEKYPLLPKDIQWHIIGHLQTNKVKYIAEFVDTVQSVDSEKVLNEINKEAGKHNRKIKVLLQVKIAEEDTKFGLEISEAKDLFQKFINGDFPNIEITGLMGMATFTEDENQIKKEFSVLKNLFDELSQIKKLETLSMGMSDDFPIAIECGANSVRVGSAIFGRRDYSN
- a CDS encoding DUF72 domain-containing protein, translated to MKKSNLYIGCSGFYNNDWRGSLYPEDAKSKDFLILYSKEFNAVEINSTFYRKPTAKTLQKWFDETPDNFRFFIKIPKTMSHEKRLKDCKEEISEFCLHIQNNLSEKLSGFLYQFPPSFKNTEENLKLILNNLDFHYLNVIEFRHESWWHDEIYKILNSKNIIFSGVSFPGSLPDDFIVNHSELFYYRLHGKPILYKSEYSEDEIKYLSENILKSGKKGFIFFNNTWGNAAVKNAIQLKKYLAK
- a CDS encoding polysaccharide deacetylase family protein, with the protein product MKKTFAEKSVGKTFLRMITAMTVTSTLFTGCNQKTEVKETEKVLVKLPPVAKVSRIDDENVPTDKRVIYLTFDDGPNRGTENLLKILHKRNVCATAFLVGKHATDSRKQKEDLEKMRIDHLIELANHSHTHAHNKYSEFYKNPAAVVNDFNIAKDSLKLPGKIARTPGRNIWRLNNINVTDIKSSSAAADRLKSAGYKVIGWDLEWKPTNKMTLKGNHEAMLKKVDSIFFNDLEKTSRHLVLLTHDQYLNDSDSINELDLFIEKLQKSNRFVFRKVSAYPKINEILN
- a CDS encoding GNAT family N-acetyltransferase; translation: MENIVIEKIKIDDIEKLQRIAKKTFFETFSPYNSAENMEKYLNEKFSEEKLLSELKNKDSEFFFAIYVGDVFGYLKVNSGDAQTELQDKNSLEVERIYVLKDYHGQKVGQILYNKALEIAQNKNLQYVWLGVWEENHRAVQFYKKNGFVEFDKHIFKFGDEEQTDLMMRKEL
- a CDS encoding sigma-54-dependent transcriptional regulator, with translation MQKILIVEDEKAISGVLHSILSDELTDYEFVIADDGLEGYKQIEKEDFALVISDIKMPKLSGTELLKQSLALKPETTFIMISGHADIDSAVSCLKDGAYDFISKPIDINRLITSVKNALVKETLKKENKNLQTENKTLKKKVNKKYQMIGESAALKKIQEMIEKVAVSDARVLITGPNGAGKELVAHAIHNLSERSRGPMVEVNCAAIPSELIESELFGHVKGSFTGAIKDKQGKFEQANGGTIFLDEIGDMSLIAQAKVLRALQESKVSPVGSDKEIKVDVRVLAATNKNMQTEIEAGRFREDLYHRLSVIEIYVPPLDDRKEDISLLVSHFSGMIADEHGTALKKFDESAIDALKALSWTGNIRELRNVVERLIILGGATVSEEDVASFVRK
- a CDS encoding DUF4331 family protein — encoded protein: MKILKKNLLLLLVFVALILSTSGHHFETDLAKKHPQMDLTDLFVFESNEPNKTVFLLDTNPQSKKDSFNFATNGIYKFHVANNKAFTEGQTFSFTFKDNRVQFYWDGNPENELSKTGTLVAQGPVNRILELSNGIKIWTGTTQDNFQGNAVGAELFKHKVLDEGVYDLSAFDVGEKGNYFGIGKSSVIAFEIPNEFLSDNIFYYASTSFEEEANHWHQVNHIANVLFPHFYMGYDDKLRSKYGSQGAVEDDEIKQNVINNLTKYVTTAGIQKDPKAYVTKLTERVYPDIVPYEVGTKASYTVDKFNGRPLLDDAMNVSLRLLVGSETALDDQVSVKPERYQTNFPFTIPIDNDYISASQKSIAVNVENQIGTEKNNTQKTNPEAPFNNWIYYILGGLFILLLIYFFTRKKK